A window of the Branchiibius hedensis genome harbors these coding sequences:
- a CDS encoding adenylosuccinate synthase codes for MPAIVLVGAQWGDEGKGKATDLLGDRIDYVVKFNGGNNAGHTVVIEQPDGSREKYALHLLPSGILTEGVVPVIANGVVIDLGVLFEEIDGLEARGIDTSALKVSANAHIIASYNKTLDKVTERFLGSRKIGTTGRGIGPTYADKMNRVGIRVQDLFDESILRQKVEAALDVKNHLLVKVYNRRAVAVDEVVEDLLQYVDRLRPMVVDTSLLLDTALSNGETVLCEAGQATLLDVDHGTYPFVTSSNAISAGACTGAGIPPTRVDRVIAIFKAYTTRVGEGPFPTELHDDKGEFLRKQGAEFGTTTGRPRRCGWVDTVIGRYATRINGVTDFVLTKLDVLTGLETVPVCVAYQVDGKRFDEIPVSQSDFHHATPIYEELPGWFEDISTCRTFEELPANCRAYVEYVEERIGARISVIGVGPGREEVIVRHDLLGGE; via the coding sequence ATGCCTGCGATCGTTCTTGTCGGCGCCCAATGGGGGGATGAAGGCAAGGGCAAGGCGACCGACCTGCTCGGGGACCGCATCGACTACGTCGTGAAGTTCAACGGCGGCAACAACGCCGGTCACACGGTGGTCATCGAGCAGCCGGATGGCAGCCGCGAGAAGTACGCCCTCCACCTGCTGCCCAGCGGCATCCTGACCGAGGGCGTCGTCCCGGTCATCGCCAACGGCGTCGTCATCGACCTCGGCGTCCTTTTCGAAGAGATCGACGGCCTCGAAGCCCGCGGCATCGACACCAGCGCCCTGAAGGTCAGCGCCAACGCGCACATCATCGCCAGCTACAACAAGACCCTCGACAAGGTCACCGAGCGCTTCCTGGGTTCCCGCAAGATCGGCACGACTGGTCGCGGCATCGGGCCGACCTACGCCGACAAGATGAACCGGGTCGGCATCCGCGTGCAGGACCTCTTCGATGAGTCGATCCTGCGGCAGAAGGTCGAAGCCGCGCTCGACGTCAAGAACCACCTGCTGGTGAAGGTCTACAACCGTCGCGCCGTCGCGGTCGACGAGGTCGTCGAGGATCTTTTGCAGTACGTCGATCGGTTGCGTCCCATGGTGGTCGACACCTCCCTGCTGCTGGACACCGCGCTGTCCAACGGCGAGACCGTCCTATGCGAGGCCGGCCAAGCCACCCTGCTGGACGTCGACCACGGCACCTACCCGTTCGTCACGTCGTCCAACGCGATCAGCGCCGGCGCTTGTACCGGTGCCGGCATCCCACCGACCCGGGTGGACCGGGTCATCGCGATCTTCAAGGCGTACACAACCCGTGTCGGCGAGGGTCCGTTCCCGACGGAACTGCACGACGACAAGGGCGAGTTCCTGCGCAAACAGGGTGCTGAATTCGGCACCACCACCGGCCGCCCGCGGCGCTGCGGTTGGGTCGACACCGTGATCGGTCGGTACGCCACGCGCATCAACGGGGTCACCGACTTCGTCCTGACCAAACTGGACGTGCTCACCGGCCTGGAGACGGTGCCGGTCTGTGTTGCCTACCAGGTCGACGGCAAGCGCTTCGACGAGATCCCGGTCAGCCAGTCCGATTTCCACCACGCCACTCCGATCTACGAGGAGTTGCCGGGCTGGTTCGAGGACATCTCGACGTGCCGCACGTTCGAGGAGCTACCGGCGAATTGCCGCGCCTACGTGGAGTACGTCGAGGAGCGCATCGGCGCCCGCATCTCGGTCATCGGCGTCGGCCCGGGCCGAGAAGAGGTCATCGTGCGCCACGACCTGCTGGGTGGCGAATGA